Sequence from the Amaranthus tricolor cultivar Red isolate AtriRed21 chromosome 1, ASM2621246v1, whole genome shotgun sequence genome:
tatatatatatatatatatatatatatatatatatatgtatatatatatatatatatgtatatatatatatatatatgtatatatatatatatatatgtatatatatatatatatatatatatatatatatatatatatatatatataatatatatatatatatatataatatatatatatatatatatatatatattatatatatatatatatatatacatatatatatatatatacatatatatatatatatatatatatatatatatacatatatatatatatatatatatatatatatatatatatatatacatatatatatatatatatatatatatatatatatatatatatatatatatatatacatatatatatatatatatatatatatatatatatatatatatatatatatatatatacatatatatatatatatacatatatatatatatatatatatacatatatatatatatatacatatatatatatatatatatatatatatatatatatatatatatatatatatatatatagttatgagttgtatatttcaaacatttgtatatattttgttatatatatatacatgtttaattattttatcatagcctccaagcttTCACTTACAAATGATCAGAgctttggcgatgaatcatgccgcctgaaacatacattgacttgtaattacttattctaatgtctctaatgcaaatacaacaaataacaactcaaaaattaagaaaaataaaatattaaatatctgttcgcagttactaactgcgaacagccaaaCAGGACAaagtagctgttcgcagttagtaactgcgaacagtttcaaactttaaatttaaaatttttatacttacttttagaatatttttaaaacttggattatttggttcatttttaaaaatttttcgcTTAATGGTTTCAAATTTTCCACAATAGCGAAGTAGCTTTAAATTCTTACACCGACCCCCTGGCCCATCatcacaaatcaaacaaagcccatTTCATTTTCATAACCTATCTAGCCCACTAACTACTTATGGCGGGAAACAAACTCTTTCCCGCCAAATATTTTGTCTCAAAAACAACCCTAATATCAGTCTCCTTCACAATTCCGTCACAAATTTCAAAACCCATCTCCAATTTTCCCTCTCTAAACCCTGATCCATGGCTTCCGATTCCTCTCCAAGCCATTTCAATGGCGGTAAGTCTATTCTCTTTCTCAGTTCTTCAATTTTCTATGTTTTCCAAAcccttatttttaatatttttgtccTTTCCGAAATTCTGCAGGTCCTTCTTCACCAGATGATTTCGCTTCAAGTCCAATTGGTAACACATTCTCATCACCCGGTGATAGCGGTAGACAAAATCGCCGCCGACAAAGGCCTACATCGTCAAACTACTCAACCCCTCAACGGTCAAGATTAAACCCAGATGCTACTACACCTTCTTCAATTGGATCCCGCCGAAGAAGTCGTTCGAGGAGGGATGCAACTCCATCTACGCCGTTAGCCCCAACTCCGTCCTCATCTGAGGTCGGAGATGGGTTTGATGGCGATGATGCTCCTCCAATGTATGTATGGGGGACTAACATTAGTGTTCAAGATGTTAATGAATCGATTGTGAGGTTTTTGAAGAATTTTAGGGACGAACCTATTGATTTTGATAGTGGAGAGATTGAAGGAAAATATATGAGATCAATTaggagagttattgaaattgaaGGTGAATGGTTAGATGTTGATGCCAGCCATGTGTTTGATTATGATCCGGATTTGTATAACAAAATGGTTAGGTACCCACTTGAAGTATTGGCGATTTTCGATATTGTTTTGATGGATATTGTTGCTAATGTTAAACCCCTTTTTGAGAAACATGTTCAAGCAAGAATCTTTAATCTTAAGTCTTCTACTTGTATGAGGAAATTGAATCCTTCAGGTAAATCTTACTAGCTTTGATTTTGTGCTTTGGTTCTTATTGTTGATTGAAGCATGCTCATGATATGTTGtttattttatgtttgaaaGATATTGAGAAGATGGTGTCTTTAAAGGGGATGATTATAAGGTGTAGCTCAATCATACCCGAAATTCGCGAGGCAATTTTCAAGTGTCTTGTTTGTGGTTTTTACACTGATGCTGTTGTTGTAGACAGAGGTATTCATCTGAGGTTGTCAATTTTGTTGAGTTTACAATTGAGGTTTTGAGTTAATATGGTCTGAATGTTATCAATGTTAACAGGAAGAATTAATGAGCCTCCTGCCTGCATGAGAGAAGAATGTAAGGCAAAGAACTCTATGACACTTGTTCACAATCGATGCAGGTAAATATTTGAACTTTTTTCTTTGATTGTAAAGTTCTTTGAGACTTGAATTACATGTTTGATTGCCTTTATCATCTTTTCATAATAGGAGGTTGATGAAGTTCTGCATTAGTAATTACATGTTTGTTTGGTTGGCAAAATAATGTGGTTGTTGTCTAAACTAGTTGGTAAAGGAGGATTTTTGTCTAGCTCAACCTTTATGTTGATATTTGGGGTGTTTTAAGAACCATGTATTTTTTTGGTCCTTGTAATCTGACATTGTTTGATGTTAGCTGATCAGTTTTTCCTTAAATGCAAGTCTTGTGAAAAGGTCATTGATAATTGTGTTCTCACATGGAAGTCAAAATGGATGAGTGGATCTAGCATGATCCGGAATAATGTAGTATAACTTATCGCATGGATTGACATCAAGCTAAAGTGGGAATATTTTGAAGGTTATTTGATTCTTCGTGTTCCCAATCTCACAACTGTAACTCACATCAGCAATGATAGTAATTTATTTGGAAAAAGAGGAAAGAAGAAGCACTCAGTTTAAAAAAGTATAGTTTGTAGCAGTGAGTGGTGCATTTTCTTGTGAGACTAACTTGAATGTGCTCTCTATTAGGTTTGCTGATAAGCAGATTGTGCGACTCCAAGAGACACCGGATGAGATTCCTGATGGAGGGACACCTCACACAGTTAGCTTAGTGCTGCATGACAAGCTGGTAGATTCTGGGAAGCCAGGTGACCGGGTTGAGGTGAGCACATGCTGGAGTATGATTTTTGTCAGTGTTTATCTTCGATAGGtaagttaattttattaaactaGAAGATATATGACCAAGACAAACCACctccggcataaaaaaccccatgGAGAAAAAGCCATCGGAAGAGTGAAATGGAGTGCACACATATGCCTAGAGAGTACATTAGAGTTCAAATCAATAGTTCAAGAGCCAATTACACCAATAAACTCGATACAAAAGCTCATGAAACCATCATCAATACCCTAAGCAAAACTTTGGACACTTTTTCCTATGTATCCAACGCAAACAAACATCCAAGTTATCACCTCATCAAAATCCAAAATCTTCCCATGGAACTGAACTTGGTTTCGTGAGAACCAAATGGTACTTTATACCACGAAGAGTAATGAGTGCCAAACTTTGCTTTTAAACCTTCCTTGCACTAGGGAGCTCCATAATCGGATGTTTTCCACCGCCCCATTGTGTATAACTGTTTCAATCCTTCACCAAGCGAGGCAAGCTGTCCATAAACGCCACGAGAATGTACAAGTGAAAAATAAGTGCGAAGAGGTTTCGAGATCCTCAGAACAAAAAAGGCAGACAGCTTCTTCCCAAGACAATAAGTTAATGCTATTCACGTATCTTCCAGTTTGAGTTTGTTGAGCACAAGAAACCAAGCAGTGAGTTGTGATCTTGGAGGAGTCCTTTTCTTCCATATAATTTTAACAAGATCCCTGTCCAAAACATTTGAAAACATATAACCGTTAGCAGCAGcaataaaacttttaattgtATAGCAGTTTTCACCTGAACCAAGCTATTTTTGACAGTGTATTTTCTTGCCACATGTTAAATGTGATCTTTATTGCTCCTTTTACAGGTAACCGGAATTTATAGGGCAATGAGTGTCCGAGTTGGACCTACACAAAGAACTGTGAAGTCGTTGTTTAAAGTATGTGTGCGGCACTCACATCCTTGTTTTAATTCAAATGATAGAAAAAGTCTACctttaaatttgataatttgGCTTGCTTCCCATGGCAGACTTATATTGACTGTCTCCATATAAAGAAAACGGACAAATCAAGAATGCAGAATGAAGATCCCATGGAAGTAGAGATGGGTTCAAGCAGAGATGAAGATGATGTGAATGTTGACTATCAAAAAAAGGTAATTgaaatttatccttgtttaatATGACAGTATATTCACGCTGTCAATCTAAATGTTGAAGTATTGATTCACAATGCACACCTCCTGCCTTTAGGTGGACAAATTGAAGGAGTTGTCTAAAGTGCCTGACATTTATGATCGATTAACAAGATCATTGGCACCTAATATTTGGGAGCTTGATGATGTTAAGAGAGGCCTTCTTTGTCAGGTACACATCATTACTTGGTTTACCATGATGAATACTTTTAACTCTTGGCGACTTGGTTCTGATGTTTCTTAATTGTCCATCCTGTAGCTGTTTGGTGGTAGTGCAGTGAAGTTGGTATCTGGAGCTAGTTTCCGTGGTGACATCAACATCCTTCTTGTTGGTGATCCTGGGACTAGCAAGTCACAGCTGCTTCAGTATATCCACAAGCTATCTCCTCGTGGAATATATACAAGTGGAAGAGGAAGCTCAGCTGTTGGATTGACAGCTTATGTTGCCAAAGATCCTGAAACAGGGGAAACTGTAAGTACTTCTCCATATTCTTTCAAAATACTGCCACCGTCATTGTAAGATCCAACAGATTGTAATGTATCTGTCATGTGATTGTACTATCACTTCAGGTTTTGGAGAGTGGTGCCCTTGTTTTGAGTGATAGAGGAATTTGTTGCATTGATGAATTCGACAAAATGTCTGAGAGTGCACGAAGCATGTTACACGAGGTAAGATTTTGAATACTTGAATGCAAATTTTGCTGTCCCATATCATTTGATCCATAAAATGCTGgtgaatttatatatatatatatatatatatatatatatatatatatatatatatatatatatatatatatattgagattTCTGCATTTGTCAGTAGTATAGTTCCACTACTAATTTTTGGTTCAATATGTTCTAATTTCAACAGGTGATGGAACAACAAACAGTTTCAATTGCAAAGGCTGGAATCATTGCTTCCCTTAATGCTAGAACCTCAGTGTTGGCTTGTGCCAATCCCAGTGGTTCACGTTACAATCCTCGCTTGTCTGTTATTGACAACATACACCTTCCACCTACCTTATTGTCAAGGTAATGCATGCAAGCTGGTATACTTGTGCCATCAGCCTTTCTTTAGAACATGCATTACTGAATTTTGTTGTTTGTCCTTTTCAGCTAGAAGTGTGatcttattataataataatttccaATCGCACGATAATGTATTTTCTAGTAAAGTAATGATCGACAATGCATAACTTTCGCGGCAACTTATTATTGATGAGATTATATCTTACTTTTTActtaatacatatacatattaggcTGCATTGTGAATGCCGAAAAGGCATTTTATATTAGAAATTCTGAACCTGATTCGCATCCCTTAAAGCAAGTCTTGTTTTTAAACAGGTTTGACTTGATATATTTGATACTTGACAAAGCTGATGAACAAACAGACAGGCGCCTTGCAAAGCATATTGTTGCACTTCATTTCGAAGATCCAGAGGTTTGATATATGCTTTTCTGTTTCTGTTGCACCAGAAGAATTTCTTGCATTCAGTATGTGTGTGACCATGTTCTATTTCTAATTGCAGACTGTACAGCAGGATTTCTTAGACCTTCCAACTTTAACTTCTTATGTGAGTTATGCTAGAAAGCATATCCATCCACGGTTATCTGATGAAGCAGCTGAAGAATTAACCCGTGGATATGTTGAGATGAGAAAAAGAGGAAACTTTCCAGGAAGTAGTAAGAAGGTATACTACTGAAGTACTCTCTAATCCTAAGAGTATTATAAGCTTCACGAAGAGATGATCCTGTGCCAGGCCAAAGCAATTTGATCTGAAAAATTACCGTGATTCTGAATATTGAACTGAAGGCCAAAATTACCTGCGAAAAGAAGCCCAACGCTGCTGGCCAGGCTGGGACTACCTGATTATCTTTTATTAAGAGAAGAAATAATGTTAATAGGATTCATGATTTATCCAATTTATATTGTGAACAGGTAATAACTGCTACACCCAGGCAACTTGAGAGTCTGATACGACTTAGTGAAGCACTGGCTCGGATGCGTTTCTCTGAATGGGTTAGTAAATTTTCTGTACTAAAGCATCTCTTGATGTGCGGGAAGGAACTTAAAGAGTATGTTTCTTTGTACATGCAGGTTGAAAAGCATGATGTGAATGAAGCTATACGACTTCTGGAAGTTGCACTGCAACAATCAGCAACTGATCACTCCACAGGTACACCCTCATCCTGCtgtaaatttaacattttacaGTGAAGCGTAAGGATGACAGCATCTACGGGTGCTGGTTAATTAtaacttgttttcttttgtgCTGTTTTACGGTTCTTAATCAGTTCTCCCCTTTGCCATTGATAAATGCCTGTCATAAATAATGGAAATTCTGATATCAAAATTTCTCATTGACAGGAACCATTGATATGGATCTCATCACAACTGGAATATCAGCAAGTGAAAGATTGAGACGCGAACAAGTATTGTCAGCTACCCGTAATGTAATAATGGATAAGATGCAACTTGGCGGAGCAGCAGTACGCATGTTAGAGGTAACAAATAATGGATTGGGCTCAAGAAATGTCTTTGTCTATATAATAACCAATGTGCATTTCCTAATACCTGCTTTGATAATCTTGGCAGCTGCTTGAATATTTAAAGGAACAGAGCTCTGGTGGTGAAATCCACCTCAATGATGTAAGTATATGCATGCATCTGTTCtttgtgttttatgtttttcatgtgTTGTGCTTAGCCATTTTCTTGTCAAATGTACCAGCTACGGAATGCATTAGGAACCCTAGCAAATGAGGGATTGGTATCTGTTCACGGTGATAGTGTGAAAAGAATATAGAGATCGACGATGGCAGCGCCTTGGAACTATCTAACTTTGCTTCCCTTGAAGTCGACGTTTGCAAATCTCCCGTTTATGTTTGGTGACGATGGTAATGTAATGCCCTTGTCCGGTTGCAAAAAAAGTTTAGTACTGTGTATGACAAcattgttttgttgtaattactGTCATCTAAGGATAACAAAATACTTTTTGGATGTATCATAAAAGAGAAGTTGTAAAATATGATTCGATTCGATCTACTGAATCTGAAATGATCCGAATCAGACTCTGAAAAATATTTACACTGTAATTGTGATAACTCCATTTACTCCATCTTTGCTCAAGTAGGATAAATTATAAGGGACATTCTTCTTGAAAGTCAAATATTCCTTGAACCCCCATGAATATGAGCTAAATTTAGGTCTTCTGTTAAGTCGTTTATTTGAGTCTACCAAGGGGTGAGTATGAACTAATGTGGGAAGTTGtacttttttaattctaatttcctataattttaattagtttttgttATATACAAACGAACTTCTTATTACGaacttttaataatttagtACTCTTTGGAAACTTATGGAACTTGGGAATTACAAACATCGTAAAGGTATTCGTTTGGGTTGAAAGTTAAATACCCATTTATTAAAGACTACAAAATTGTTAAGCAATCCTCGATATTATATTGAGCGCTTCTTCCAACTCTTCAaacattgaaaatgaaaatgagatAATTTTGTATTCATTCTCCATACGTTTGGTCGCATACTTCTTGTATACGATATTAGCTAATGAGGCACCAAGAGCCTAAGAAGAGACACTAGTGCCAACAAAGGGAGAAAGGAAGAGACGCCTGTCATATCCAAACAAATATCTTTGTCATAAATCTAAATAAACAGTAACAAGTCCACAAACAAAAGATCTTTCCTAGCCTTTGAAAGGAGCCCCATCAATGCTTCCTTGTGGACAAAAGTCACTACTTTGTAACAAATATCCATCAACATGTCACAAATCAGATTAGACCTAAACTCCACTCGGGCGGACTTCACTAGAACAATGAGCAACTTGATTCCCCTATTTGTCCATTTGGCAGCGTTGTaactcaaaacataaataaaggAATGATGAGTCAATAACACATACAAAACTTGATagtgaaatttatttaaatgcaAGTGCATGATGAATATGTAGctgcgggtcgaacacaaggaagttaGGACAAAGAAATTACTAATATCTACTAATTATAATACTTGAAGGGAAAAATAAATGATTGGTTTTGTTTACCTAACAAACTAAGAATGCAATGAAAATTTAtctaaaaatatatgataaagaAATGTTGGATATTGGGAATCccctaaattcttgtatgatcaaactTGTATCAGTGTCTATAAAATGtcaaattaattatatgattaaaaaagatcttgttaatctcaaactcttgcTTTATTGATTACCTATTAGATTTAAACCATATCAATTTAATTCTCACACACTAGTTTTATTGtatgaattaataagaatttaacctAAATTTACCCAAAAGCAAAGTTAATCCATATCCCATTAGTTCTATTGATTAGTCCAATAAAGTGTATTTGATTTAGGGTTGTTAGCTCAACTTTATAACTTTAATCCTAACTTTATAGACACCTTCAATTTTCAATtcatacttgaattataggTTCAAAGTCTAATCCTAGAAAAAGAATCTACTCATTATTCATGgtgaaaacaaataaataaaaaccctaaaattaaacTAAGCATGACAAAAGATGATAATAATGTTACTTGCaaggaaaatcaataaataaaatatgatataaaatATCTAAGAGAGACAAATTTGAGGAACAATACTACTTTTATTAATGGCTATTGCTAGGAAAGACAATTAAAGTTTGACAAAGAAAGATTAGACTCATACTAAATTGATAAAGaagattaaactaataatgAGAAAGTAAATCAATGGTAAGAAATTGAAATGACAAGAAATTAAATGCTTACGAAATTGCTGTTCAATGAAGAGGAAGGTGACGGAGCAAGAAGAAGAGGAAAGAGGTTTTAATCTCCTTATTTATACCCCAATGACTTAACCTAATTTTTCCTTCTTAATCACTATATTAACCTCAAGAACTTAATTGAAGAaagataaaactaaaataatataaaactaaAGTAATAAGAAATCGCCGACTCGGCGGCCACTTCCACGACCAGGAAGTCGAGTCGGCCTTTAATGTTGACAATCGCAACAAACTTCAAGTGAACGTCATTTCTTACTCGGTAATTAGAATTGAGCatataatatacacaaaaacaTGGACGAAATTGTCTCATTATGAGGTCGTCAATTTGAGCCGATCCGattcgcgcgtgtaacaacatttcaattttctgggcatttatcaaatttgaccttaaaagtatcaattttgaaaattaatacatttaaggtcaaaattgatacctttaagttcaaaattgaaaaatgctcaagttgttacacgcgcgaattgggCTGGCCCAAATTGGCAGTCTCATTATGAggccgtctcgtccaagaccagttgtataatatattattggaAAGTTTTTGAAACCTagtttctaatgccgcaaaTCTTGCATTAATACAATCTTCCTAtcaaaaattatgattaaaagagtgaacatgtatcaaatttcatctcaaaacttttgcattataaacactcttctactcttttgctcattttctttataaaacatTTTCAACCGAGCTAAAATTCCCTTAGTAAACTTCGTCATCATTAAAATtctaagaattatgcttaaaaaaatttaaaccactcaaaatcaacacGAAAAAAGGGTAAAATAGCATAAATCCTCAAAATAAGCACGGAATTACTAACAACAACCATcgttaaggagtataaaataatataaataagtgcaaataattgcagtTATCAAACTTCCATGCTCAACCTTTGCTCGTCCTCGAGCAAATTAAGgtgaataatgaaaaatcaaGGCTAAGACATGGTCTCCAAATCCTAAACTACTTCTTATGCCTCTCTTTCCTAAACTTCTTTAATTCTTGATCTTTGCCAAGAGTCCAAATATCCTTACCACTTGTCCTCTTTACTTAGCTAACACTAACACAACACAAATAAGAGTAAAAGACAAAAAGTACCCAAATTCCTACACTTCAACTTCCTTTTATTTCCTAAAGAGCATGGAAAAAGAAAGAGTTACTACACTATTCTTCTAATGGTGACCTACCCAAATACCTACCTTATAGCTCCCACTTCTTATGTCGCCATCTCAAAGTACAAAATGAAATGCATAAAGTTGTGTTTTTCTTTTCTCCCTTCATCTCTTATTTTGCATTGGAACttatttttgggttttcatTCTAGTCACTCATTAAATTTTTCAAGTCTCACATTCTCACTCATTCAACACCGCTATTTTACTTAGATTGCCCTTTTAGATTTTCAACCTAATCAaacttttcaatttttaattttatttttatttttttcattttcctcTTTCTGCATAAGAGTGGTACAATCTAAATGCAATTAAACTACATGCTAAGATCATACCAAGTGGATAAAGAGTATGGTGTTCAGCAACTCTTTACAGAAATAGAATCTTCAACAATCTTGAATATAATAGATTAAAGCACAAAGAAAGAATGCATAGCTAGCTTATGAAACACTAATGATGAATTGAGATAGTACCATCACTGAATCATTACGTGTGACATGAAATACCGGTTCTA
This genomic interval carries:
- the LOC130824153 gene encoding DNA replication licensing factor MCM4 produces the protein MASDSSPSHFNGGPSSPDDFASSPIGNTFSSPGDSGRQNRRRQRPTSSNYSTPQRSRLNPDATTPSSIGSRRRSRSRRDATPSTPLAPTPSSSEVGDGFDGDDAPPMYVWGTNISVQDVNESIVRFLKNFRDEPIDFDSGEIEGKYMRSIRRVIEIEGEWLDVDASHVFDYDPDLYNKMVRYPLEVLAIFDIVLMDIVANVKPLFEKHVQARIFNLKSSTCMRKLNPSDIEKMVSLKGMIIRCSSIIPEIREAIFKCLVCGFYTDAVVVDRGRINEPPACMREECKAKNSMTLVHNRCRFADKQIVRLQETPDEIPDGGTPHTVSLVLHDKLVDSGKPGDRVEVTGIYRAMSVRVGPTQRTVKSLFKTYIDCLHIKKTDKSRMQNEDPMEVEMGSSRDEDDVNVDYQKKVDKLKELSKVPDIYDRLTRSLAPNIWELDDVKRGLLCQLFGGSAVKLVSGASFRGDINILLVGDPGTSKSQLLQYIHKLSPRGIYTSGRGSSAVGLTAYVAKDPETGETVLESGALVLSDRGICCIDEFDKMSESARSMLHEVMEQQTVSIAKAGIIASLNARTSVLACANPSGSRYNPRLSVIDNIHLPPTLLSRFDLIYLILDKADEQTDRRLAKHIVALHFEDPETVQQDFLDLPTLTSYVSYARKHIHPRLSDEAAEELTRGYVEMRKRGNFPGSSKKVITATPRQLESLIRLSEALARMRFSEWVEKHDVNEAIRLLEVALQQSATDHSTGTIDMDLITTGISASERLRREQVLSATRNVIMDKMQLGGAAVRMLELLEYLKEQSSGGEIHLNDLRNALGTLANEGLVSVHGDSVKRI